In a genomic window of Scyliorhinus torazame isolate Kashiwa2021f chromosome 5, sScyTor2.1, whole genome shotgun sequence:
- the LOC140421419 gene encoding uncharacterized protein, with protein sequence MEKPWKYGDCEKGYRAPSKLESLRRIHTGERPFTCSMCGKGFCDSSRLLRHQRVHTGEKPFTCSQCGKGFTQLPNLQRHQRVHTGERPFTCTLCGKGFTQPSNLQTHQRIHTGERPFTCTLCGKGFTQLSTLKTHQQIHTGKTLFTCSQCGKGLTRLSYLRRHQRVHTGERPFTCSQCGKAFTQLSHLRSHQRVHTGERLFTCSECGKGFTQLSHLQTHQRVHAGERPFTCSQCGKGFNQVSTLQSHQRVHTGERPFTCSQCGKGFTQLSTLQSHQRVHTGERPFTCALCGKGFAEVSTLRRHKRVHSGERPFTCSLCGKGFTQLPNLQRHQRVHTGQRPFTCSQCGKGFTQLSHLRRHQRVHTGERPSTSQCETGLHVSPHLL encoded by the coding sequence atggagaaaccgtggaaatatgGGGACTGTGAGAAGGGATACAGAGCCCCCTCTAAGCTGGAGAGtcttcgacgcattcacactggggagaggccattcacctgctctatgtgtgggaaaggattctgtgattcgtcccgcctattgagacaccagcgagttcacactggggagaagccattcacctgctctcagtgtgggaagggattcactcagttacccaacctgcagagacaccagcgagttcacactggggagaggccattcacctgcactctgtgtgggaagggattcactcagccatccaatctgcagacacaccagcgaattcacactggggagaggccattcacctgcactctgtgtgggaagggattcactcagttatccaccctgaagacacaccagcaaattcataCTGGTAAgacactgttcacctgctctcagtgtgggaagggactcactcGGTTATcttacctgcggagacaccagcgagttcacactggggagaggccgttcacctgctctcagtgtgggaaggcattcactcagttatctcacctgcggtcacaccagcgagttcacactggggagaggctgttcacctgctctgagtgtgggaagggattcactcagttatctcacctgcagacacaccaacgagttcacgctggggagaggccattcacctgctctcagtgtgggaagggattcaatcaggtatccaccctgcagtcacaccagcgagttcacactggggagaggccattcacctgctctcagtgtgggaagggattcactcagttatccaccctgcagtcacaccagcgagttcacactggggagaggccattcacctgcgctctctgtgggaaaggatttgctgaagtatccaccctgcggagacacaagcgagttcacagtggggagaggccattcacctgctctctgtgtgggaaaggattcactcagttacccaacctgcagagacaccagcgagttcacactgggcagaggccattcacctgctctcagtgtgggaagggattcactcagttatcccacctgcggagacaccagcgggttcacactggggagaggccgtccacctctcaatgtgagacagGATTGCATGTTTCACCACACCTGCTTTGA